A stretch of DNA from Paenibacillus albus:
ATCATACAAGCAGCAAGCGCACAATCCAGCTGGCATGGCTCGAAAAGCGTTACTTATCGCAGGCAGCTCTTTCGTTCCGTGATTTTGTGACGGATTATTTTGCAGGAAATGCTGATAATTAGTTTCCTTTGCATATCGCTGCGTGCTATCGCAAACAATGTAACACATACGCGAGTACCAAATAGAGGATGAAGAAGGAGAACGCTCATACGATGAATACCCAGCGCGCCCAGGAAATTGCCGAGTCCGCCACCATGGTGAATGTCACCTATGACGGCAAGCCGATCTATATTCAAAATGTCGATGCCGAGAGGGAGACAGCTCGCATTTACACGCTCGATCAGCCCGATCAGGAGATCAGCGTCTCGCTAAATAGTTTAATTGAGCCCTCTCCATTCCAATCAGACGGTATCCAGATGGTTTGCGACAGGCACGATTAGGTTAGTGATTGTATTGTAAAAGCATGAAATGAGGCTGCCTCCCACGGGGGCGGCCTTTGCTGTTTGGTGTCGATGA
This window harbors:
- a CDS encoding H-type small acid-soluble spore protein yields the protein MNTQRAQEIAESATMVNVTYDGKPIYIQNVDAERETARIYTLDQPDQEISVSLNSLIEPSPFQSDGIQMVCDRHD